The Candidatus Margulisiibacteriota bacterium genome segment CTTTGCGCAGATGTGGAATTTTCCGCAGAAGACGCATCCAGGTCTGAACCTGAATTTCTGTTCAAAATATTTACTGAAGTAATCAAAGCCGGAGCAACAGTTATTAATGTTCCCGATACCGTTGGATATGCTATTCCGGAAGAATTTGGAAAGCTTATTAAAAGCATAAAAGAGAATGTAGAGGGTATTGATAAAGTAGATATAAGTGTTCATTGTCATAATGACTTGGGACTGGCTACGGCCAATAGTCTGTCTGCTATTAGAAACGGGGCCTCACAAATTGAGGTAGCTGTTAATGGCATTGGTGAACGCGCAGGAAATGCTTCTCTGGAAGAAGTAGTAATGTCCGTTTATACGCGCAAGGATTTGTTTAAGGCTGTAACCAATATTAATTCCAAAGAAATTTATCGCACATCAAAATTGTTAACAGGGATAACAGGTATTATGGTGCAGCCCAACAAAGCTATTGTCGGTGAAAATGCCTTTTTGCACGAAGCCGGTATACATCAGGATGGGGTGCTTAAACATCGTGCGACCTATGAAATTATGAGTGCCGAAATAATAGGGCTTAAACAACAGGCCCTGGTATTAGGAAAGCATTCAGGTCGTCATGCTTTTAAGGAACGTCTGCAGGAATTGGGTTTCCATGTAGATGAAGAACAATTACAAAATGCTTTTGAAAAATTTAAAATTCTGGCTGATGAAAAAAAGGTAGTATCGGATAAAGATATAGAATCAATTGTGGCCAAGGAGTCTATTCAGATTGAAGAACGCTACAAACTTGAATACGTTCAGGTCACGGCAGGGAATACTACTAAACCGACAGCCACTGTCAGACTTGTTTCCAATGCCGGAGAAATACTGGAGAAAGCAGGGTTGGGTTCTGGTCCGGTTGACGCAATTTATAATACTATTGAAGAACTCATCGGTCGGAAAATAAATCTGCAGGATTATATAGTTCACGCTGTTACGGGTGGCACGGACGCGCTAGGCGAAGTTACGGTTCGTATCAAGGAAAACGGTGAAGTGTACACCGGACGAGGTTCGGATACCGATATCCTGGTATCCAGCGCGCAGGCCTTTTTATCTGCAGTAAACAAGTTGTTTTATTATAACAATCGCTGAATTTGATTTTCCGCAGGATTGGTATTTATGAACTTTAAGGACCTGCAAATTCTGCCGGAACATTTTTTTTTGCAGGACACTATAAAAATCGCCAGGCAATTATTAGGTAAATATTTAATAAAAGTTCAAAATAACGGTAAGGTACTTGGCGGCATGATAGTTGAGAGTGAAGCTTATGAACAGGATGATCCCGCAAGTCATTCATATCGTGGCCAGACCCCCAGGAATGAACCTATGTTCAGAAAAGGCGGGATAAGTTATGTTTATTTTATATATGGAATGTATCATTGTTTTAATGTAGTAACCGGCCTGGATGGCGTCGGTAGC includes the following:
- a CDS encoding 2-isopropylmalate synthase, with the translated sequence MSERIIKIFDTTLRDGEQAPGASMTIDEKLEMAKQLAYLNVDIIEAGFAISSKGDFEAIKTIAQQVKGPIICSLARAVKLDIETAWEAVKHSARPRIHTFIATSPVHMEYKLKKSPEEVLQIAINMVKFAKSLCADVEFSAEDASRSEPEFLFKIFTEVIKAGATVINVPDTVGYAIPEEFGKLIKSIKENVEGIDKVDISVHCHNDLGLATANSLSAIRNGASQIEVAVNGIGERAGNASLEEVVMSVYTRKDLFKAVTNINSKEIYRTSKLLTGITGIMVQPNKAIVGENAFLHEAGIHQDGVLKHRATYEIMSAEIIGLKQQALVLGKHSGRHAFKERLQELGFHVDEEQLQNAFEKFKILADEKKVVSDKDIESIVAKESIQIEERYKLEYVQVTAGNTTKPTATVRLVSNAGEILEKAGLGSGPVDAIYNTIEELIGRKINLQDYIVHAVTGGTDALGEVTVRIKENGEVYTGRGSDTDILVSSAQAFLSAVNKLFYYNNR
- a CDS encoding DNA-3-methyladenine glycosylase codes for the protein MNFKDLQILPEHFFLQDTIKIARQLLGKYLIKVQNNGKVLGGMIVESEAYEQDDPASHSYRGQTPRNEPMFRKGGISYVYFIYGMYHCFNVVTGLDGVGSAILIRSLEPLFGEDIMKKNRKTDNIKKLTSGPGMLCQALDITRKDNCVNLQNGHIGIYHDRTDNVKINIVQVPRIGIKEENKKLYRFYIKGNEYVSVK